Proteins encoded by one window of Streptacidiphilus sp. PB12-B1b:
- a CDS encoding JmjC domain-containing protein: MHAPTLARWVGDTETFLASYWNRLPGVFDPPDRDLSPFTLADADGALSSGLLREPYIEMTNASTPLAADAYTTTRQVSRTAHAGFADPARIGALLEQGATLLLRNIDQWHPPTAAMLGALSGELGRPIEAFYFVTPAGHQGLPLHRDDADVLVFQVAGSKSWRVHEGPGDAAWGPGSVLEDGPQPAEVLRTTLRQGQVLYIPRGFAHQAVGDGGLSVHLSLTVREAGTVELHRALQRLLFAGLRLAPRPLGEDALLAVAEQLLDHTRRSLAELTPRDLLDRARHRDTAPPAPPRLTLAAAAQVWADRDSTP, translated from the coding sequence TTGCACGCGCCGACTCTTGCCCGCTGGGTGGGCGACACCGAGACCTTCCTGGCCTCGTACTGGAACCGTCTGCCGGGCGTCTTCGACCCGCCGGACCGGGACCTGAGCCCGTTCACCCTGGCCGATGCCGACGGCGCCCTGTCCAGCGGCCTGCTGCGCGAGCCGTACATCGAGATGACCAACGCCTCGACGCCGCTGGCCGCCGACGCCTACACCACCACCCGCCAGGTGAGCCGTACCGCGCACGCCGGGTTCGCCGACCCTGCCAGGATCGGCGCCCTGCTGGAACAGGGCGCGACCCTGCTGCTGCGGAACATCGACCAGTGGCATCCCCCCACCGCGGCGATGCTGGGGGCGCTCTCGGGAGAACTGGGGCGCCCCATCGAGGCGTTCTACTTCGTCACCCCCGCCGGGCACCAGGGGCTGCCGCTGCACCGGGACGACGCCGACGTCCTGGTGTTCCAGGTCGCCGGAAGCAAGAGCTGGCGGGTGCACGAGGGGCCCGGCGACGCCGCCTGGGGCCCCGGCTCCGTCCTGGAGGACGGGCCGCAGCCGGCCGAGGTGCTGCGCACCACCCTGCGCCAGGGCCAAGTGCTCTACATCCCCCGGGGGTTCGCCCACCAGGCGGTCGGCGACGGCGGCCTGTCGGTGCACCTGTCGCTGACCGTCCGGGAGGCCGGCACCGTCGAACTGCACCGCGCACTGCAGCGGCTGCTGTTCGCGGGGCTCAGACTGGCGCCCCGGCCGCTCGGCGAGGACGCCCTGCTGGCCGTCGCCGAGCAACTGCTCGACCACACGCGCCGCTCGCTGGCCGAACTGACCCCGCGCGACCTGCTCGACCGCGCCCGGCACCGCGACACCGCGCCGCCCGCGCCGCCCCGGCTCACCTTGGCCGCCGCCGCCCAGGTCTGGGCGGACCGCGATTCGACGCCCTGA